The Lolium perenne isolate Kyuss_39 chromosome 6, Kyuss_2.0, whole genome shotgun sequence genome segment agagaagatggtgatttttgataaacatgatgttggtttgaatgtgatacctttccaattattaagtacccccacaatacctgattatggatagggcttaactggaagtttatgcatcttagtatgggttccctctgaacacacgtcataggggttacgcttgaggctgcctccgttgttgagaaatgatgtgaaattgaggtgaattgtacggccaagccctgtgcagttcccaggatgacagttggtcttcactgggaggccaagctcatggggagaggtgctcatactaggatttataagtgaaaggttatggttgatgatccgcgtactgtgttacgatgattcggggtaatcccgacggatgaaatcaaatgttgtggcacaagtgtgcaacctctgcagagtgtcaatctattctaatagccgcgtccacggttacggacggttggaaaggccatacagtttccgatgtcatatctttgaaaatgatgttgaaagatgatggtgaaatgacttgtggtgaattgaattgaaatcaccacttgaatggtgggaatgacactaatgttcccacttgagttagtagcacttgaataagcttttctcaaatccttgtgaactaaaattggctttatgcaaataaactagagcttagccaaaccatactagaaatgtctagcacttacattagtattagtttgcgagtacttaaagtactcacggctttgtccctggctattcaaatggccagagtatgaagatgaacaaggagacgaccagcaggatgcctacgacaactagagtCTTCCaacatcaagcgttggcctgtggactagagagtccttgtatcttacgctttcgctatgaacttatgtttgttcattgatcaatagatcaactattcgtgtaatatggatgatgtgattccaagttgtaagacattatggtttgtaatgaatgatgactgtgatacttaactattatgcctcgcaacaacaatattcctgggattgcgatgtatgacataataggcattcggactaaaaaatccgggtgttgacactatccttgggttggttcttcccaagtcttcgacaaagtctcctcgtcgaattcctgctacgaacacatctatcgctctctcgtcagatatgttttctgccgagtttttaatgatgttccacctttggacgtactttctcattgattcatcatgcttttgtcgacacgatctcaaaTCTTCtaatgatgcgggttttttgcaggtggatcggaaattcttaacgaacacatcctcaaaactgtcccagttgtcaatggaacccggaggaagcttctttatccaagatcgtgcggctccactcagatgtacttgaatgctctgcatggctgttactctggttcctcctatcagcttcaccatctcgagataatcaactagccaatcctcgagatcttgcagaccgtcgaattttttgaaattatcgggtaatttgaaccctgaaggaactcgagttttccgggccctccttgtaaagcatggcagcccacacatatcctcgtcatctatctctggggaatgctgatgttcccttctattttgtcgtgctctgtccactcgtccttgtgttgctgtgtctcttgccccGCTTGCTCTTTCGGGACCTAGTGCTGCTGcagtgggtcgtggactattttaccttgctgatccttcgggaggcgaatttataaacgccgttcccatggctccaactcctgccatagccatattgtacaatgcttctcttggatctccgggaggtggcttggatgcgaggatgaaggcttgcgtcgccatgtacccagcttctggtgtctttgggataatgttccccctcgtgtctattgacataagggacatgtcgaggttttgaaccaggttctccctatctgcctcaggtatattttgcagccgagatcttcctCTATTTCGTGatgccctgtggctatctcccaaaGTACCAGACTGTTGACTCAAGTTAGCTCTTCACCTGCTTGATGCAGAAGATGCTTCCTGCCtcctatccaactcgattttctgcttctcgagctcccgcctggtacgtgcaagcctatattgatacgcttgtaactcctcaggtgtcgccgttacggtcattggctctgtaccatcaATGGATCTTGCGATTCGATctcatactgcctgcggaaatcgcaccatctctcgtgttcccggtccgatatattttgttcctagacctctcgtgagatctgcaggatcaacatacggatttcccgcctcgtcgaagttctatgatatctcctcctgtgggcgacttggaTCTCCAATtgcgtagatttgatgatattttggattctgaacttcgtctggtttggtgacaccatcatagagattggtgatgaCCTTGCCAAcgatagtggatctgtcgatgaagctgtCGAAGTTGCtcaagtcatcgcttatatcggagtccgcagatgactcgaaggacatgtcactgaagatcttggcgagttttgcaCTTGCCATGgtactgatgaagcgtggcgatgaaatctcctcgtcgcctgactcgattgacgatgttgaactcgaaaaatcgggatcgaccgctgataatcccgacgagatcggaatttcgagacgatacgctccttttttctcgacgcggaagtggaactttccgaacgtcatctccatgggctcctccagatacgcatatgcatccaaacgggagggcgggtgaggaaaaaaaacaactagaccagtttcgatctgtttacctctgtccatcgcgttgcttccagttgacgaagtcgacgatcttgaacgtgccatcgagatcagatcctttacacctctaattcccacagacggcgccaattgacaagggattaacttatcaatgcctacagattgtagactagggttttagtcggaagtagagggcatagCAATATGCAGACCCATCGAATATGATTGCTCTGAGCAGGGGCGGAGCCAGGAATTGGAGATGGGGGGCGAAATTTCAATGAACACAAAATAGAAAAAATCTCACGATATATTAACCCTCAGAAAAGAATTAATATGATAATATCAAACCATATAAATATTCAAATGTATGTTTAGCACTACGAAAAGAAAAATTACATGCCTATTATCTTAAATTGTGCTCTCCGACCACCGGTGTCAAATAAGTCGATAATTTCGTGACAGCTAATCTTGGCAGCTATTTCTTTTCCAATGTAGACAATCATATAGTGCCGAAGAAAATCATCTCCCATTCTATTTCGAAGACGTGTCTTGATTAGTTTCATAGCCGAAAAAGCTCGCTCAGTGGTTGCAGTAGATACTGGAAGAGTTATGACTAAACGCAGTAGTCTATCCACCATTGAGTATGTAGAAGCTTTACCTGTTTTAGCTAGTCCAACAGTCAGATCAGCAAGTGAAGGCAAGCATACTAGCTCTTGATTGTTGCAAACATCCAACTGAAAATGCGGAAATTGAGACTCCAGTTGAACCCTTTCTTGACTAGAAAAATCTGCAGGATAAAATTTCTCCGCTAGCGTGCATATTTTTGACATATCAaaagagtcatgtcttgggtccaGAGATGCACAGAGTCTCAAGAGCTCGGTATTTTGAACACCAAAACGGTCATTCAGCTCAAACAACTGTTGATCTATAGCAACATAGAACACGTCTGCCTTGTAGTGATGTAATGTTGTTGTGTTATCATGCTTGTTCCGGGACTTTCTAACATCAACATACCTACACAATTTAAAATAAATGTTAATATCAGAGTGAAGTAATTATATATGCTAAATAACATTATGTTTCATACATGCAAGGAGACGGATATTACCTGCGACTCAAATCAGGCACCTCAATCTCATGCTTCATACAAAAAGCTTGAACCTCCTTGAGAAGAGATTCCCAGCCATCTTCCCTTAGCTTACCAAGCAACACTTTTGTGTTCGAAACTGAATCCAATGCATTTAAAATGTCAATGGACTTCTTTTGGAGTGTTTGACATAAGACATCCGTGATCTTCATAATTTTTTCCATTAGATGCATAATGAACACAAAATCAAAGGATTTAATTTTTGTTAGAGCGCCTACAGCATCTCCTCTGGAATATGGATTGACTGAACGGTCAGTAGAGACACTCTGTAGGATTGCCACTGTAGCACCAAACATCTTATGTAAGCTCTGAATTGACTTGAAGTGAGAACTCCATCTAGTATCCCCTGGTCTCTGTAAAGAGCCAATCTGATTAGCACCTTTTCCTGTATCAAGCTCGCCCAACTCAATTTCACGTTCAATGTCTTCAGCTTGTTTTGCTAGTAACTGATCAGTGCGCTTAGGAGATGCACTAACAACATTTATAATCTGAATAGCATTTTGAAAAAAGTTGTGCACCTCATGTACCTCCCTTGATGATGCAACAAGAGCCAACTGCAATTGATGAGCCATACAATGTACATAATaggcataagggcactcatttagaATCAGAGCCTTTAGTCCATTCCATTCACCTCGCATGTTACTTGCCCCATCATAGCCTTGTCCTCTGATATCTTGGACACTCAAATTGTTGTCTGCAAGTACAGTGCAAATTGCCTGTTTGAGAGTCCCTGCAACAGTGTCAGTCACATGAATGACATCAAGAAAATGCTCCTTTATGAATCCTTCACTGTTCACAAACCGGAGGACCAATGCCATTTGCTCTTTCTTAGATTCATCTCGGGCTTCATCCACCATTATGAAAAACTTGCTAGTACCAATTTCTTCTCTAATTTGCGTCTGAACTTTTCGAGAAAGTAACTGAAGAATTTCTTGCTGAACGGGATGGGAGGTGTACTTTGCATTCCGTGGAGCGTTATCCAACACAACCGCATCCACCTCCTTATTATAAGCAGCCAACAACTTCACCAACTCAAGAAAATTACCTTGATTTAAGGATCCTGCTGATTCATCATGGCCTCTATAAGCATGTAGCGACCCCGGATCTGGTAGGATCCAAAGTCCCTGTGATTAAacatgctagtccctggatcattaGCTAGTACTCACAGTCGATGAATTATCATGTAAAACACAAGTCTTTATTACACGATTCGAATAATCCAGAGTACaaataattacaacttgcatagccAAAGGCTAGCTCAATACAACGGAAAACGAAATAACATCTTGGAGTCCCATCAATGCCACAGGCTGGTTGAGTGTAGACTCGCGACCTACGCATTCTCACAAGTCGTCGAATAACCCACGAGagtggtcaatactttgaatgtatggCAAATTACACCAAGAAGAGGAAAATTGACTACATCTACATGCAAAGGCAGACAAGAGGAGGCTTGATgtttatttgcgtaaagccaattttacaTAGTTAAAGAGAGAAAATCTTTTACCCTACTTTGCCAAATTTTGATAAATATTATTGGCCGAGTGGAACACATGGATATTACACACCAAGCGTCCAAATCAACCAAACACTTGGATATGACACACCAAGTCCCAAACACTTGGATATTACACACCAAGTCCCGAGCACTTGGATATTACACACCAAGGCCCCAAAACCCACCTATGAACGATATTACACACGCCATAGGGTTTTAAAAACTTGTTTGAAAAGAGAGAGGAAATCCTTCAGAGGCTTGCTGACGCGCAGCTGACGTGTGTCTCTCCgttcagcacgcgaccgttgggaaccccaagtggaaggtgtgatgcgtacagcagtaagtttccctcggtaagaaaccaaggtttatcgaaccagtaggagccaagaagcacgttgaaggttgatggcggaggagtgtagtgcggcgcaacaccagggattccggcgccaacgtggaacctgcacaacacaaccaaattactttgccccaacgtgacaatgaggttgtcaatctcaccggcttgctgtaacaaaggattagatgtatagtgtggatgatgatgtttgcagagaacagtagaacgagtattgcagtagattgtattcgatgtaaaagaatagaccggggtccacagttcactagaggtgtctctccgtaagataaatagcatgttgggtgaacaaattacagttgggcaattgacaaataaagagggcatgaccatgcacatacatgttatgatgagtattgtgaaattcaattgggcattacgacaaagtacatagaccgctatccagcatgcatctatgcctaaaaagtccaccttcaggttatcatccgaaccccctccagtattaagttgcaaacaacagacaattgcattaagtatggtgcgtaatgtaatcaacaaatacatccttagacatagcattgatgttttatccctagtggtaatagcacatccacaaccttagaactttctgtcactgtcccagatttaatggaggcatgaacccactatcgagcataaatactccctcttggagttacaagtatcaacttggccagagcctctactaataacggagagcatgcaagatcataaacaacacatagataatagattgataatcaacatagcatagtattccatattcatcggatcccaacaaacgcaacatgtagcattacaaatagatgatcttgatcatgttaggcagatcacaagatccaacaatgatagcacaattaggagaagacaaccatctagctactgttatggacccatagtccaggggtgaactactcacacatcactccggaggcgaccatggcggtgaagagtcctccaggagatgattcccctctccggcagggtgccggaggcgatctcctgaatcccccgagatgggattggcggcggcgtctctggaaggttttccgtatcgtggctctcggtactggaactattctcgacgaaggcttatgtaggtgtaagggtaggtcagggggcgccacgagggccccacatgccagggccgcgcggccagcacctgggccacgccgccctgttgtgtgggcgcctcgtcgccccacttcgtatctcctccggacttgtggaagcttcgtggaaaaataagatcctgggcgttgatttcgtccaattccgagaatattttcttactaggatttctgaaaccaaaaacagcagaaaatagcaacttgctcttcggcatctcgttaataggttagtaccggaaaatgcataaatatgacataaagtatgtataaaacatgtgagtatcatcaataaagtagcatggaacataagaaattatagatacgtttgagacgtatcaaggctccATCCTTCAGATGCTCAAATTTGTCTTTTTACCGTGGACACGGCTGATCGATCAGGTtaacactctcgagaggttgcgctCTTTACCCACAATTCACAACCAAGCCTTTTTGCCAAAATTATTCATCTTCATTAAGGCCAGGACGAGGTCACGACGAAGCTTTTCCTTAGTAGCCCCTCCACCTTCCGGATTCGCCTGTGTCCAAAATTCCTCCCAATGGCGTTACCCAGGCGAGGTTTCCCACTAAGTATTTAgccaagacagagcccatattgtattgtggttgcactggAAGCTTCTGATATCTGGAACATGGCAGACTTCTTTGATCCTGGGCGGCAGTCCTCCACCAATCTCCACACTCATTGTCCCGTCAAAACCATTCCGCCCAGAAGAAAACTTAATTTTATTTTGAAGGAGGATTTTGGGAGAAAAGTTGCGCTCATAAACAGAGCTCAAGTACTTAGAAAATTTTCTTGTTCCAAACCCCTTTTGATAATCATAGCACTTAGAAATTTTTTAGGGATTCCTATGGCCATGATATAAAGTGGAAATATTTCTAAGTAATACTTCTACTCATGGCAATCTACAAAATAGCACGCGAACTTGTAAAACATTTAAGTAAAATCTACCAAAACATCCTACACATGCATACTAATCATTTGAAGGAAAAAAACATGCATAGAAAACTTGGGACAAAAATTTGAACAAAGGTGTAACTTGCCTTAGTAACATTTGATGATGATTTCTTCCTTGTGAATTTCTCTCGCACTCCGAATAAATCTAACGCACCGAAAAATTACACGCAAAAAACAACCATTGCAAATAAAGAGCCAAATATAACACATAATCATGTAAAACAAATAAAATGCAAAATAATTTTAAATTGTATATTTATTTCGTGCTAGAGTAACTATGTTTGTTACAAATATTAGATACATTCAAAAGGATCAATTTGCAACAGGAATTAATTTGATAGAATTTATATGACTCCAGATATGTTCAAATTAAGTTTAAAACTTCAATCATGCAGATTAATTATTCATAAATTCGAAATTCAAATGCCAAAGTGTAGATATCAAAATTATGAAACTAACGCAAAAAAAATCCACTAAAACGGAGTTACGATTATTTAATTATGATTTTTCAAAGTATTCAGATCTTAATGTTTACGCGACGACGTGACGCATCGAGCATTGGATCTTGATCTCACGACTATGTTGCTCCGTCTCGAAAGTCTTCGGTTGATCTTCAGCTACGACTCCGGCGTTGCGCAATGCGATTCAACCAAAACAATTTGAGAAAAAAGGGTAGATACTAAGGTATTTAATTGGAACGAAAATTTGACGATAGCCAAAACAGATTTGTAATCAGATTTTAAACTTGCAGATTCAAACAAATCTATAATTATAAAAATTAGTACCAGTGGATTGAGAATTTCATTACGAAACCAACACAAAAAGAATTATTTAAAACTAAGTTACAGATTTATAGTTATGAATTATGAATTTTTGAATTTTAACATGAGCTAGCACCTAGCTGGAACTGATCGATCTGATTCACATGCGTGCGGGAGAAAAAAAAAATGAAGGAGCGTGTGGCATGGCATGATAAGGCTGATACCGGCGTATTGATACCGTTGCTACACTAGGATGCTGGGAGCGTTACCGGTGGTGGACGACGACGGACGCGGCGGTTGGACGTGGTTGGCTGGCCTCCGGCTCTACGAAGGTGCGGCTCGACTGCTGATCTCGTTCACGTCCTGTCAGCGATCCTCCTCATCCCGAACAGCGGCAGTTCTAGCTGAATTCCTCCGTCTTCGACGAAGCTCTGGCGAAACTCCAGCGGCCGAAATCTGTAATCACGGCTTAGAGATGCAGGGCTTGCCCTAAAGAGAGGCTTAGACCGTTTCGTCCCTGCCCGCTCCCGCGAGCGGCAGGGCGAAACCCTAACTCGCGCGCCGCCGGGCCTCCCCTTCCCCTGTCCTCTCCCTCGTCGCCGCCAGAGGGCGCGCCGGGGCGAAGCCTCgggggcgtcggcggcggcggggactcTCTCCCCTCTCGCTCGGTTGCGGTGGCGCGGGCTGCGGCGGTCGGCGGGGCGCGGCGCTGGTCGAGGGGCGCCGTGGCGTGGTCGCgccgcggcggcgtggcggcttCGTGTTCCCGGCGTACTGTCGCGGGGCGGGGCTCTCGGGATCCTCCCCGGCGGCCGGTGACGCGAGCGGACGCTCCTCCGGCGGAAGACGGCCCGGGGCAGCGCCGGGCGGGGCGACCCGACGGGTCGTGGAGGCGCGCGTGGCGGGTGGGCtcgggccggggcaggggcctCTGGGCACTCCGAGCTCCGATCTACCCCCAGATCTGAGGGCCGCTGGCAGCCagggggctgctggccgccgatcTGGCTGGTGGAAACCCCCCTCGCCGCCTCTCGTCTCGGGTTCTTCGCGGCAGGGCCGTGTCTCCTTCTTCAATCTGAGGTGTGTGCGCTTggacgccggggcggcggccctggaaggtgGGAGCTTGTTGGTTGGCGGGCGTGCCAGAAGCTCGGGTGCTGGCCAGTGTCCACGGCCGTGAGGGCGGCGTGTCTCCGGCGAGCAGCGTGGTGCGGTGGTGGGTTGACCTTCTGGTTGGTCCAATCTGTAGATGGTGGAGGGATTTTGCCGAGGGGAAACCCTTGCCCGCTTGGGCCACGATGGCGACGTCCGCGGACGCCGTGACCttcctgaaggcgtcgattggggCTTCTCTCTATCCATCTACaggctccgggtgaaaaccctagatcctcggatcgggcggtggcggcactcCGGTGTCGTTCTCTTCTTGAAGACATCGTCTTGGAGTCCACAACACGAGGCTCTCTGATGGTTGTGACGGAGGTGGTTCTTCGGCGATCATCGGCAAGGCTTGCTCCGTGCCCTCCCCTGGTCGAGCCTCCTTGGTGCTACCTCTCGGTCTGTGAGCAACGCGGGTCGGTCCCCGGTGGTGGTCGGCTTCCGGTGGCGCTTCTGCGACGAAGGAGTGTTGTTGAGGCGCGCGTGAAAAATGGCTCGCTCTAGggtgagctccggcccgacactgtaGACTCCAGCTCTTCTTCGAGTCCTCGTAGGCGCTTTGGCTGAGCTTCTTGGTCGCTCTTCCGGCTGTAGCCTCTTCGGTagttcgtgtgggtgtgtggtgtcgttttgtaagctgggttcagcactATGTATCGTTCTCGCCGCTgctggctttgttaattcaaagtcgggcACTTCAGTGCCTTTTATctataaaaaaaaaaaactccagcGGCCTCGTGTACGTGTTCTTGTGATTCTGCAGATGAGAAAAAGTTAGGAGGATACGGTCGACGATCTAGAAAGAAAAGAGGAGGCACGGAGGTCATGGAACTTCGACTCCAGTTTGCAGCGgcggaactccggcgagatcgGTTTGAGCTCTCGGGTGGTTTAGAGTTTG includes the following:
- the LOC139832465 gene encoding uncharacterized protein — its product is MALVLRFVNSEGFIKEHFLDVIHVTDTVAGTLKQAICTVLADNNLSVQDIRGQGYDGLALVASSREVHEVHNFFQNAIQIINVVSASPKRTDQLLAKQAEDIEREIELGELDTGKVSNTKVLLGKLREDGWESLLKEVQAFCMKHEIEVPDLSRRYVDVRKSRNKHDNTTTLHHYKADVFYVAIDQQLFELNDRFGVQNTELLRLCASLDPRHDSFDMSKICTLAEKFYPADFSSQERVKLLHTQWWIDYCV